Proteins encoded within one genomic window of Corynebacterium aurimucosum:
- a CDS encoding DUF4233 domain-containing protein, translating to MSPRKPVPEEEIGPLGLGQAPAKDPLKQFGGMVVASSLTMELITLVLALPMLYKLYDGTLWTPFNYGVVIGFMVLLLASFPFMNKPWIVGVQIVLHVIGIVLGFMVHWSVATIFIIFALLWALAAYMRSVIVARMERGYLTTQHLTEK from the coding sequence ATGAGCCCCCGTAAACCCGTCCCCGAGGAGGAGATTGGTCCGCTTGGCTTGGGCCAGGCACCGGCCAAGGATCCCCTCAAGCAATTCGGCGGCATGGTGGTGGCGAGCTCCCTCACAATGGAGCTGATCACCCTGGTCCTCGCACTGCCGATGCTATACAAGCTTTATGACGGCACCCTGTGGACCCCGTTCAACTATGGCGTGGTCATTGGTTTTATGGTGTTGCTCCTGGCGTCTTTCCCCTTCATGAATAAGCCGTGGATCGTCGGGGTACAGATTGTCCTCCACGTCATCGGTATCGTGCTCGGTTTTATGGTCCACTGGTCTGTGGCGACTATCTTCATCATCTTCGCCCTGCTCTGGGCGCTCGCGGCCTATATGCGCTCGGTGATCGTCGCCCGCATGGAGCGCGGCTACCTCACCACGCAGCACCTGACTGAGAAGTAG